The Plasmodium relictum strain SGS1 genome assembly, chromosome: 9 genome window below encodes:
- a CDS encoding RNA polymerase subunit, putative, with protein sequence MFSLFRIEDVLNIEAHFKDEEIRNVIEFLLRAKYIDKVLQNVGFCVGLYDILEIKNKEILKGSGEIRFKVIFRLVFFQPFENEIIEGFVKSSDSNGIIISLGFFENIRVNCANLREPKEFDEEKKEWFWNYEGIKFFYTKNELIRVRILDTYFSDPNEMNKDESVPSMSITATVQQDGLGLVKWWN encoded by the exons atGTTTTCACTTTTTCGCATTGAAGATGTACTAAATATTGAAGCGCATTTTAAAGATGAAGAAATAAGAAATGtaattgaatttttattaagagctaaatatattgataaa GTTTTGCAAAATGTTGGTTTTTGCGTCGGTTTATATGATatattagaaataaaaaataaagaaatattaaaaggaAGTGGTGAAATTAGatttaaagttatttttcGTTTAGTCTTTTTTCAACCAtttgaaaatgaaattattgaAGGATTTGTAAAAAGTTCTGATTCTAATGGAATAATAA tTAGTCTAGggttttttgaaaatataagaGTTAATTGCGCAAATTTAAGAGAGCCTAAAGAgtt tgATGAAGAAAAGAAAGAATGGTTTTGGAATTATGAAGGAATCAagtttttttatacaaaaaatgaGCTGATAAGAGTAAGAATTTTAGATACATACTTTAGTG atcCGAATGAAATGAATAAAGATGAATCAGTACCATCTATGTCTATTACG gcAACCGTCCAACAAGATGGATTAGGTTTAGTCAAATGGtggaattaa
- a CDS encoding metabolite/drug transporter, putative, translating into MKKWKEKRKWHINIILMFFHHFFDKINYSMRNTFLHDHYIYLKFRKNKIIGLLSIINSTVCLIISPIVGYYCDKYKNKRKKGLQIISVSYLLVNIIHYMFIRTNSLILIIFVTALSKMLHECCHVITESIFIESIDKGKKSLIFTYQKLISTVATTLGPFFCLILFYLYNDIWNIKNIFIIFQFSILSILPQTFISFLWENDNIDVIKNTEEIDLIAKKKDQKNICCFSTYHIPYIVFISHIITLAGAGMTFKYFSLFLKTEYKVSPMSMCILNIVIPVLLSIFTYVSQKLSKTLGRAQVSLFFTSIGFLLLCSLSYIHNYKDVLKVHVLRSVFQNCTNPVDKSILYDFIDTKRDTGKWMGVQSLYYLVWSISAYFGGWLSDISSYRNTFKITTFFYLVSLIIYTPLLWLVPIKETV; encoded by the exons atgaaaaaatggaaagagaaaagaaaatggcatataaatataattttgatGTTTTTCCATCATTTTTTTGATAAGATAAATTATTCCATGAGAAATACTTTTTTACACGATCattacatttatttaaaatttagaaaaaataaaattattggtCTATTATCAATAATTAATTCAACTGTCTGTTTAATTATATCACCTATTGTTGGTTATTATTGTGataagtataaaaataagagaaaaaaaggaTTACAAATAATTTCGGTATCTTATTTATTAGTGaatattatacattataTGTTTATAAGAACTAATAGTTTAATTTTGATTATATTTGTCACTGCCTTATCTAAGATGCTACATGAATGTTGTCATGTCATAACAGAAtctatttttatagaaaGTATAGATAAAG gAAAGAAGAGTTTAATATTTACTTATCAGAAGCTTATAAGTACTGTAGCAACAACTTTAGGAccatttttttgtttgatattattttatttatataatgatatatggaatattaaaaacattttcataatatttcAGTTTTCTATACTTAGTATCCTTCCTCAAACATTTATTAGTTTTCTTTGGGAAAACGATAATATtgatgtaataaaaaatacggAAGAAATTGATTTAAtagcaaaaaaaaaggatCAAAAGAATATATGTTGCTTTTCTACATATCATATTCCttatattgtttttatatCACATATTATTACCTTAGCTGGAGCAG GAATgacatttaaatatttttctttgtttttgAAAACTGAGTACAAAGTATCTCCTATGTCAATGTGCATTCTTAATATTGTAATTCCAGTTCTTTTATCCATTTTTACTTAtg tttctCAAAAGTTGTCTAAAACACTAGGAAGAGCACAAGTTTCTTTGTTTTTCACGTCCATTggtttttt gtTATTATGCTCATTATCATATATTCacaattacaaagatgtttTAAAAGTTCATGTTTTGag gAGCGTTTTTCAAAATTGTACTAATCCAGTAGATAAAAGTATATTATATGATTTTATTGATACAAAGAGAGATACag GAAAATGGATGGGTGTACAAAGTTTATACTATTTGGTTTGGTCTATCAGTGCTTATTTTg GAGGATGGTTATCTGACATATCATCATACAGAaatacttttaaaataacaa cttttttttatttggtatcgttaataatttatactCCTCTTCTATGGCTCGTTCCTATTAAAGAAACtgtatag